The following proteins are co-located in the Camelina sativa cultivar DH55 chromosome 12, Cs, whole genome shotgun sequence genome:
- the LOC104730508 gene encoding protein ARABIDOPSIS THALIANA ANTHER 7-like — protein sequence MHRALLLMILITSAVSMSEEEQCRDMFENFIEGIPLQPSPQYCRGVSRLNNVLKLTSPITLQGLKKKNGKEEVRIRCDCPELEVIWKVRCVPCAQNPDPNITQDESHVLSWNL from the exons ATGCATCGTGCTCTGTTGCTTATGATACTGATCACGTCCGCGGTTTCCATGAGCGAGGAAGAGCAGTGCAGGGACATGTTCGAGAACTTCATTGAGGGAATACCTCTGCAGCCGTCTCCACAGTATTGTAGAGGAGTGAGCCGTTTGAATAACGTCCTCAAACTTACGTCTCCAATTACT TTGCagggattgaagaagaaaaatggtaaGGAAGAGGTAAGGATACGGTGCGATTGCCCTGAATTAGAGGTAATATGGAAAGTAAGATGTGTACCTTGCGCACAAAACCCAGACCCTAATATAACTCAAGATGAATCACATGTGTTGAGCTGGAATCTTTGA
- the LOC104730510 gene encoding protein ARABIDOPSIS THALIANA ANTHER 7-like — translation MTIDRTILIVTFLVLMKTAVSQDTNPMALCRDVFVSFMPCMGFVEGVFQQPSPECCRGVRHLNNGVKLPPPGSREEHREIERVCVCIEIMANANHLPFLPNAISNLPLRCSLTLSFPISVAMDCSRLSAKNLDVERLN, via the exons aTGACGATAGATCGTACCATACTGATCGTAACGTTCTTGGTTCTTATGAAAACCGCCGTTTCTCAGGACACTAATCCGATGGCGCTGTGCAGGGACGTGTTCGTGAGTTTCATGCCGTGCATGGGCTTCGTCGAGGGAGTGTTCCAGCAACCTTCTCCAGAATGCTGCAGAGGCGTGCGCCACTTGAACAACGGCGTCAAGTTACCCCCTCca GGATCGAGAGAGGAgcatagagagatagagagagtgtgtgtgtgcATAGAGATAATGGCAAATGCAAATCATCTTCCTTTTCTCCCCAACGCCATTAGTAACCTTCCCCTCCGTTGTTCTCTTACTCTCAGCTTCCCCATCTCCGTTGCTATGGACTGTTCTCG gtTAAGTGCCAAGAATCTCGACGTTGAAAGATTAAATTAA